DNA sequence from the Acidimicrobiales bacterium genome:
GTCTGGACCTTCTCCGCCGCGGCCTGCACCACCGCACCCGGCAGCAGCGCATAGTCGACCTTCGCCGCCAGTCCTATCGCTTCGCCAAGGTCGTCCAGCTCCGAAACTTCCATACACGAAACATACCGAGAGGGTATGACACTCAACATCCGTACAAGGTCAACTCCACGTCGCTTCCGCCCGGCATCGAACCCGTCAGCTCACCAGGTCATCCATTGGCCGCCGTTGGCGTCGAGGCTGGTGCCGGTGCAGGCGGCGGAGAGGTCGGACGCGAAGAACACGACGGTGCCGCAGATCTGGGCGGAGTCGGGGATGAACCGGAGCGCGATCTGGTCGGCGATCAGGTCGTACTGCTCCTCGTAGGTGATGCCGGCGGTCTCGGCCATCCCGGTCAGATAGGCCCGCACCGAGGCGCCGAAGATGTAGCCGGGGCAGACGGCGTTGACCCGGATGCCGTCGGGGCCGACCTCGTTGGCGAGCGTGCGGGTGACCGACGTGAGGGCGGACTTGGCGGCCGCGTAGGCGCCGAAGTTCGGACGGTTGTTGCGGATGGACATGGTGGCGATGTTCACGATCGACCCGCCGCCCTGGGCTCGCATGGTGGGCAGCGCCGCCTTGCTGGTGCGCAGGGCGACGGTGCAGTTCATCTGGAGGCTCTCGTTCCAGGTGTCCATCGACGTCTGCTCGAGCGTCTCGAACGGTGGCTGCTTGAACGCGTTGTTGACGAGCACGTCCAGTCGGCCGTACTCGGCGACGGTCGCGGCGACCAGGGCATCGACGGCATCGTCGTCGGTTGCGTCGGTCGGCACGCACAGCGCCCGGCGACCGAGCGCCCGCACTTCCTGGGCGACGTCCTCGAGACGGTCCGCGGAACGGGCGGCCAACACGATGTCGGCGCCCTGTTCGGCCAGCCGCAGCGCAGCGTCTCGCCCCATTCCGGGGCCCACGCCCACCACCACACACGCCCGGTCCTGTAGCAGCATCGTCCCTGTCATCTCTGTCGCCCGCGTCGACGACCAGCAGACCGTGTGGTCCGGCGCCGGTCAATTCGGTGGGGTTTGGTCGATCGACGCGATGGGAATACCCCGCGACGACAAAGCGACCGGGAGGTCATCAATGAGTGAGCACGAGAAAGAACCCGATGTCGTCGAACGCGAGATCCACCACACCGAGACACGTCGGGCCGGCGGCGTCGTCGCCGGTTTCATTCTGGCGGTCGTGCTGATCGCCGCGGCCGCCGTCGCGTATCTCGTGATCTCCGACGACGACGCCGACGGCGAGATCGACGTCGACGTTCCGAGCGTCGACGTGGACATCGACGAATAGCAAGGTCTCGCGGCCGGGCCGACCGCCCCCCGGCCTGGCCGCGAATGTTCGCTCCGGGCACGGCATGAACCCAATGTCAAGTTCACTTTCCGGAAAGTGACCTTGACATAACGACAAGCGTCCTTTACCTTCGGGATCATGAGCGATTCCAACGAAACGACCCCTGAGCTCGAGATCCGGGGCCACCGGCTCAGCGCGGAGGACAAGCGCCAGCGCGACAGCTACCTCCGAGAGTTCATACCCGCGATCGCCGTGTTCGGCATCCTGCTGGCGGTGGTGAGCAACACCGTCGACGAGAACACCTCGGGCGCTCGCCTGTGGATACTCCTGCCGGTGGTCCCGATGATCGGCGTCGCCGTGGCCCTCTTCCGGGCCGTCCAGCGGGCCGACGAGTACGGACGCATCGTGATGCTCGAATGCATGGCCCTCGGTTTCGGGGTGGCGATGATCGCGGCATTCGCGCTCGGCTTCCTCGGCATGGTCGGGGTGGCCTGGACCTTCAGTGGTTGGGTCGTGTTCGGCGTAGGAATGACCACGTGGAGCGTGGCCCTCATCGCGCGCGGGATCGGTTGATGGAGAATCGACTGAAGGAACGCCGGGCGGCCGCCGGATGGAGTCAGGCCCACCTGGCCGACCTCCTCGGGGTGAGCCGACAGACGGTCAATGCCCTCGAGAAGGGGCGCTACGACCCCAGCCTGCCACTGGCCTTCCGGCTCGCCCGGGTCTTCTCCACCACGATCGAGGACCTGTTCAACCCGAGTGCCGAAGACCTCGGTACGGCGGCCGAGTCGTCGGCCGCCCCGGCTGAGCAGCGTCCTCGCCATGAGATCGACGGGGATGAAGGCAGCGCGTGAGCGGGTCCACGGCTGGCCCGACTCCGCGTCGTACCCGCTCGGGAGCTGCACACTCTCAGGTACGGCGGCGATCATCCCTGCAGCCTCGGCGGTGAGTAGGCAGCGGTTGACATGGTCGGCGTGGCCGAGCACCCCGGCCCGGCCGGCTTCCATGCCGGCGGCCGCGAGGAGCCGCAGCCCCTTGGCCAGCACCCCTTCGGTGCTGAGGTAGACGACGGAACCATCGGCGGCCGCATCGGGCTCGATCGAGATCACCCCGGGCACGTGCATGTCGGCGAGGACGTGCGCCACCTCCCATTGAGCGATGATCGGCACCGGTCGGTGGGCGACGAACGCAGCGGCGATGCGTGCGAGTTCCTCGTTGGTCGGGCCGGGCGCCAGAGATGCCATGGCGGGGATCTCGCCCTCCGCCGTCTCGACGCCTGACCGCAATCGGTAGCCGTAGGCGAGGATCCACAGCGACTCGACGATGTCGTCGGCGATCCGGGTCGGGCGATAGGAGAGAAGGGGAGCGGTGGCGACGCCCTCCCCCCGGATGAGCGACTCGACGATGTCGTCGGGGAGATCGGCGACCACCGCGCCAGCGAGCCGAGGGTCGCGGAGCTCCAGTGCGAGTCGTTCCTCGATCTCCACGATTCCCTTCCGTGGTCGGAGGCTAGGTCGGCGGTGCCACGCAGGGCGCACCACCGCAGACGTCGATGACTTCACCGGTGCGCAGGAAGTGGTCGATCTGCTCGATGGCGGGCAGGTGGCGGCGAGGGTCCTCGTGGGGGTCGTCGCCGTCGCGGGGCGGCGTGTTCGTGATCGGCGAAACCGGCGAACCGGTGTCCCAGAGCACCAGGGCCGAGCCGGCGAACGGATACGAGTCGATGCGGGGGATGTTCCAGAACGGTTCGACGTCGGTCGAGCGACCCGGGGCCACCGCAGGCCACACCACCGACGCGCCCATCGTGCGGGCCATCACGTCCATGGCGACGTTGGCGACCTGGTGGTCGCCGAGGGCACCGTGCAGGAGCGCCCGCTTCTCGTTCTGGCCGCGGAGCGGCTCCTCGAAGTAGGTGGCGTAGCCGTTGCCCTCGCTGCGGTCCCACAGCATCTGCATGAGGTCGAGCAGCAGCGCCTGGTCGGCCTTGTCGGGGTAGGCCGGGTTGAGCACCAGTTGGAACGCGTCGAAGTCGACGCTGCGGTTGAGCAGGGTGCTGTAGTTCATGCCCGGCACGCCGAAGACGCCGATGTCCCAGTCGGTCGAGACCGCGGTGGACACCGGGCCCATGATCCCGCCCTGGCTGATGCCGTAGTAACCGAGTTCGGAGGTGTCGAGACGCGGCGCGCCGTCGTCGTCCTGGAACGCAGGGTGCGACGCGAAGCCGTCGGCGTGGCGCATGAGACGGCCGAGGAAGAGGGTGTTGAGATGGCCCTGGAGCAGGCGGTCGGCCAGGGTCGGGAACAGGCTGGCATCGCCGAGCACCCTGACGGCGTGGGGGACGTCCTCCGCGGCCATGCCGATGAGGTCGGTGCCGCACACGACGTGGTTGTGGTTCTCGGCGAGCAGGCGCGGCCCGGTCGAGGTGGTCTGACTCCTCGTGCCGAGCAGACCATGGCCGTAGACCAGGCCTCGTCCCGGATCGGCCGCGGTGGCGATCTCGGGGATCATGCAGCGATACACGGACGAAAAGGTGCCGTTGACGGTCGGCCGTCCACGCCGGTCGAGGTTGAGGCCGTTGCCGGGTGAACCGTCGCCGGTGAGGTACAGCGGCACCTCGTAGGTGCCCTCGATCAGTCGGTACGTCGAGCCGTTCGGCACCTCGTCGCGATCGACCGTGAACGTCGGTGACGCCCGGCGGAGGGAGCGGAACGCGTCGTCGCGCATGCGCACCAGAGGGTCGGTGAGGTCCCTCGTGGAGATGACCGTGAACTCCCAGGCGAGCACGAGGTCGTCGCGTTCGACCCCGGCCCGTTCGAGCTCGCCGAACATGCGGTCCATGTCGCGGCGCCGGTCCTCGACCTCGGCAACGTCGCTCTCCAGATTGTCGCGGTAGGCCCGGAAGGCGTCGGTCGGCTCGATCGGGTTGCCGTCGTCGTCGACCAGATCGCGCAGGGCCACGATGATCCGGTGCCCGTTCTCGTAGTTCTCGGCCGGGCGGACGTAGAGGACCTGGCGATCGGGGTCGGTGGCGTTGGCGTCGAGTTCGGCCCAGTGCGGCCAGCGCTCGCCGGTGGTGGCGTCGAGGACCACGCTGCCGGAGTCCGCATCGAGCGAGCGGGCGATGTCGGTGATGGGCGCAAGGCCCGAACCGTCGGGATCGACGCCCGGGATGAGGGCGAGGGCGGCAGCACCGGGGCTGAACCCGTCGTTGGCATTGATCCGGGAGGCGTCGACCGAGGCCTCCGAACCGTTGACCGGGAGCGCGATGTCGGGGATCTCGACGTGGTGGATCCGGCCGGATGATCCCCGCTGGTCGGCGAAGTGGTTGCTCGGGAAGGGCAACGCACACCCGTTGCCGATGAACTCACACGCCGGATCCTGGTCCAGGGTGAGGTCGATCGTGCCGTCGAATCGTCCCTTCCCGTCGTGATCGTGGCGTCCGCCCCGGTGCGGATGGCAGGCCGCCGCCACCAGTCCCACGGCCATCAACAGCACCACGATCCGTCGCATGAGTCCCCCTCGTCCCCGTGCTTGTTGTAGTGCAGGCGGCGACGGGAGTAAATCGTTCGAAGCCGCTCAGGCGTTGGCGGCGATGACGCGACCGGGAAGGTCGCCGGTGAACTGCCCGTCGAGTTGGACCGGCACGCCGCCCACGATCGTGGCCCGGTAGCCACCGTCGGGGCGGCGCAGGCGGGCGCCGTCGTTGGGAAGGTCGTGGACGAATCCGTCGGCGTCGTAGTGGATCTCGTCGAGCGCGAACACGACGAGATCGGCGATCTTGCCCTCGGCGATCACGCCGCGGTCGGTGAAGCCGAACACCTCGGCCTGACGACCGGTCAGCTCGTGGACCGCCGCTTCGAGGGTGAAGTCGCCGCGCTCACGGACATGGCGGGTGAGCAACAAGGTGGTGTCGCCCGAGGCGCACAGCATCTGCATGTGGGCGCCGGCGTCGGACGAGCTGACGAGCACGGCCGGGTCGGTCAGGGTGCGGCTCATGCCCTCGACATCGGTGTTGGCCACGCCAGTGGCGACGATGCCCGGGCGGCAGTCGTTGGCGAGCACGAAGTCGGCCAGTACGTCGGACGGGTGGCCGCCCTTGGCGGCAACGAGTTCGGCCAGGTTGCTGCCGAGCCACTGCTGGTTCGCGTCGCCGACCACCTCGACGAAGCGGGCCTTCTCCGGCGCATTGACGGGGAACATGGAGCGGGTCGTGCGGTCCCACTCTGCCCTCGCGGCGTCTCGCCACTCGGGGTCGTGCAGGATCGCCGCCTTCTCGTCGGCCGGTGCGGCGATGACCTTGTGCCAGCCCTCGGGCATCGACATGAACATCATCGACGAGTCCCAGTTGAGGCGGAAGTCGACCGTGCGTGGAGAGAGCTGGGGATAGGTGTGGCAACCCTCGGCCGCCAGCATGCGGGTGACGTCGAGCCACTTCAGGGTGGTGTCCCCGGAGTGGACGAAGCCGGTCCACGTCATCGGGATGCCGCGAGCGCCGCAGCGGCGGGCGAGATCGATGAAGGCTGTCTCGGCGTCCTCGCCGAGCAGGTTGGGGATGAACTCGACGAGGCCGTGCCCGTGGCGCTCGATCACGTCGAGGAGGGCGTCGAGTTCGGCGCCGTCGGCGAAGCGGGATGGGACGGGGCGGCCCTGCGCATCGACGTCGAACTGCGAGGTGGACAGGCCCCACGCTCCGGCGGTCATGGCGTCGTCGAGGAGCGCGGCCATGGCGGCGATGTCGTCGTCGGTGGCCGGCTCCCACGCCCGGTCGCCCATTACGGCGAGGCGCAGCGGGCTGTGGCCGACGAGGGCGGCGAGGTTGATGCCGGTGCCGGTGGTGTTGACGGTGTCGCGATAGCCGGAGTAGTCCTCCCAGGTCCACGGCACGGCGTCGTCGAAGAGGTGACGGGGCACGTCCTCGATGTAGGCGAAGAGGTCGGAGATCTCCGCTCGGGAGCTCTCGGTGACGGGGTAGAGCGACAGGCTGCAGTTGCCCACGAGCATTGTCGTCACGCCGTGCAGGGGGTCCGGGTCGAGCCGCGGGTCCCAGAACACCTGCGGGTCGGTGTGGGCGTGCGAGTCGATGAACCCCGGGGCCACGATCGCGCCGGCAGCGTCGATCACGGTCTCGCCGGTCGGTTGAAGGTCGGGACCGACCTCGACGATGCGGCCGTCCTTCGTGCGAACATCGCCACGAACGGCCGGCGCGCCGGTGCCGTCGATGACCATCCCGCCGCGGATCAGAAGTCCCTTGTCGGTCATTGCGAGTCTCCAGCCGTCGAGGATCAGCTCGGGGGAGACGGTAGTGGTGGCCGACGGGCCGGTCCGCATCCTCGGTCGCGTGGACTGAATCAGAGCTCGACCGGTGTGCCGAGATCGAAGTGCCATTCCCAGAGCTTCCCCACCCGCATCAGCGCGACGGCGTCGGGTTCGGGTGCCTCAGCGGCATCCGGGTCGATGGTGATGTCGACGAGGACCCGGCCCCGTTCGGGGGTGGTGACCTCGACCCGGCTGCGACGATCGACGCCGAACGCGGTGCCGACGAAACCGGCTGGTTCGCCGGCCGCGCAGAGGCCGATCCATCCGGGGTGGCCGGGATCATCGAGGCCGGGGTGCTCGGACGTCAGCTCGACCCGGACCGTGTCGCCGTCGATGGTGATGTCGCGCCGGTAGCCGTGGGGGATGGCGCCGGTGACGGCGAGCACCGCGGCCATTGTTTCTGTAGGCCGTGGCTCGGTCGGGCGGGTCTCGGTCGGGTGGACGCCGGTCACGAGCGGGGCGAGCCGCTCGGCCGAGATGGCGGCGCTGGCCAACCACGACTGCACGATCATCGTGTGGGCCACGTCGGCGCCCCAGCGTTCGGCCATCGTGAGCTGTGCCGCGGCGGTGAGGAGTTGCGCCTGCACGATGAACTCGCGGGTGACTGCGGCAAGCGTCGACGAGTCGAGATCGGGGAGCTTGGCCGTGGGCACGAAGGCACCCGAGTAGTCCTCCATGCCGTCGCCGACCGGGGCGCGACGCTCGTTGGGCACCGTGCTGCCGGCCAACGCCTTCACCTCTTCGGTGATGGGGAACGTGGTGATCGGCTCGTTGGCCGGATCGATCTTCAGCGTCCAGTGGCAGTGGGGATGGCGGTCGACCGGAGTGCGCGGGGGCCGGTGGATGGGTCGGATGCGGGCCCGGGGGTTGGTGGCCAGCGCGGTGGCGTCGAACGTGGGGTCCTCGATGGTGTGACACATGCCGAAGACACGTTCGTCGCCGTGCTCCTCGGCGTCGATGAGCGCACCACAGTGGTTCAGCCAGAACTCGGCGTCGTGCTCGTCGTGCACGCGGTAGGCGACGTCCATGTACTGATGGACGAAGCCGTTGTCGAACTGCAGCGCCTTCATGATCGCGTCGACGCCGTCGCCCTCGATCCCGAGGAGTGACCGGAGCCGATGCGTGTAGACGGGGCTGGCCCCCATCCACAGGTCGATGGCGACCTCGTTCATCGAGTCGAACTCGCCGGTGTGCAGCACGACCTGGGGCAGCATCCCGCGGTTGGCGATCATGCCGAGGAGCATCAGCTCGTGGGCCACCGCCAGAAGCGTCTCCCGGTCGAGTTCGTCGAGCGTCGTCGAAGCGGTGGTCATGACGTCCCCCTTGTCGTCCGTCTCCAGTGGCGACGGCTGTGGTCGCGCGTTGTGTCGGACGACCACACGATGATCTGTCCCGAATGTTACGAGGCCGGGCCAGCGGACGCTATGGTGATCACCGCAACTTATCGCCGGTGTCGTCGTGACGCC
Encoded proteins:
- a CDS encoding SDR family oxidoreductase codes for the protein MLLQDRACVVVGVGPGMGRDAALRLAEQGADIVLAARSADRLEDVAQEVRALGRRALCVPTDATDDDAVDALVAATVAEYGRLDVLVNNAFKQPPFETLEQTSMDTWNESLQMNCTVALRTSKAALPTMRAQGGGSIVNIATMSIRNNRPNFGAYAAAKSALTSVTRTLANEVGPDGIRVNAVCPGYIFGASVRAYLTGMAETAGITYEEQYDLIADQIALRFIPDSAQICGTVVFFASDLSAACTGTSLDANGGQWMTW
- a CDS encoding amidohydrolase family protein, which produces MRTGPSATTTVSPELILDGWRLAMTDKGLLIRGGMVIDGTGAPAVRGDVRTKDGRIVEVGPDLQPTGETVIDAAGAIVAPGFIDSHAHTDPQVFWDPRLDPDPLHGVTTMLVGNCSLSLYPVTESSRAEISDLFAYIEDVPRHLFDDAVPWTWEDYSGYRDTVNTTGTGINLAALVGHSPLRLAVMGDRAWEPATDDDIAAMAALLDDAMTAGAWGLSTSQFDVDAQGRPVPSRFADGAELDALLDVIERHGHGLVEFIPNLLGEDAETAFIDLARRCGARGIPMTWTGFVHSGDTTLKWLDVTRMLAAEGCHTYPQLSPRTVDFRLNWDSSMMFMSMPEGWHKVIAAPADEKAAILHDPEWRDAARAEWDRTTRSMFPVNAPEKARFVEVVGDANQQWLGSNLAELVAAKGGHPSDVLADFVLANDCRPGIVATGVANTDVEGMSRTLTDPAVLVSSSDAGAHMQMLCASGDTTLLLTRHVRERGDFTLEAAVHELTGRQAEVFGFTDRGVIAEGKIADLVVFALDEIHYDADGFVHDLPNDGARLRRPDGGYRATIVGGVPVQLDGQFTGDLPGRVIAANA